A region of the Haemophilus parainfluenzae genome:
GCAGATTTAATCCCTGTAGCAAAAGAATTAGCAGCAAGCACTGATATCCCAGTTCCAGTTGATGTACGTGTTGGTACTGAATTCTCTGAAACTGCACCTGCAACAGAAAAATCAGTGACTGAAGTAAAAGATGACGAATCTATCTTCGATATTGGTGACAAATCTGCTGAACAATTAGCTGAAATCATCAAAAATGCAAAAACCGTTTTATGGAATGGTCCAGTTGGCGTATTTGAATTCCCGAACTTCCGCAAAGGGACTGAAATCATTTCTCACGCGATTGCAAACAGTGATGCATTCTCTATCGCAGGGGGTGGTGATACTTTAGCAGCTATCGATTTATTCGGTATTGCAGATAAAATCTCTTACATCTCTACTGGTGGCGGTGCATTCTTAGAATTCGTTGAAGGTAAAGTATTACCTGCAGTAGAAATTCTTGAAAAACGTGCGAACGGTTAATTAAATGGTTTCTATCCCCTCTGCACAGAGGGGATAAATATTGATTCTTCAAACAGAGGAATAAATCCTCCAAAACAAAAGGAAACACAACTATGGCTAAATTATTAGATATCGTAAAACCTGGCGTAGTAACAGGTGAAGATGTTCAAAAAATCTTTGCTTATGCCAAAGCAAACAACTTCGCGATTCCTGCAGTAAACTGCGTGGGCTCTGACTCCGTAAACACTGTATTGGAAACCGCTGCACGTGTGAAAGCGCCAGTAATTATCCAATTCTCAAACGGTGGGGCAGCTTTCTACGCAGGTAAAGGTATCAAACCAACAAGTGGTGCTCGTTCAGACGTTTTAGGTGCGATTGCAGGTGCGAAACACGTTCATACTTTAGCCAAAGAATATGGTGTGCCAGTTATTCTTCATACTGACCACGCAGCAAAAAAATTACTTCCATGGATCGATGGCTTACTTGAAGCGGGTGAAAAACACTTTGCTGAAACTGGTCGTCCATTATTCTCTTCTCATATGCTTGACTTATCTGAAGAACCAATGGAAGAAAACATGGCAATCTGCCGTGAATACCTTGCTCGTATGGACAAACTAAGCATGACTCTTGAAATCGAAATCGGTATCACTGGTGGTGAAGAGGATGGCGTGGATAACTCTGATGTAGATGAATCTCGTTTATACACTCAACCATCTGATGTGCTTTACGTTTACGACCAATTAAACCCAGTAAGCCCTAACTTTACCGTTGCTGCAGCATTTGGTAACGTACACGGTGTTTACAAACCAGGTAACGTAAAATTAAAACCATCTATTTTAGGTGCATCACAAGAGTTCGTTGCAAAAGAACGCAATCTTCCTGCTAAACCAATTAACTTCGTCTTCCACGGTGGTTCAGGTTCTAGCCGCGAAGAGATCCGCGAAGCAATTAGCTATGGTGCAATCAAAATGAATATCGATACTGATACTCAATGGGCTGCATGGAATGGTATCTTAAACTTCTATAAAGCAAATGAAGCTTATCTTCAAGGTCAATTAGGTAACCCTGAGGGCCCTGATGCTCCAAACAAAAAATACTACGACCCACGTGTTTGGTTACGTAAAATGGAAGAATCCATGTCTAAACGCTTAGAACAATCTTTCGAAGACTTAAATTGTGTTGATGTTTTATAATCCATAAAAATAGACTAAAATAAGACCGCACTTTCTCGTGCGGTTTTTTATTTTATATAACCTAAATACCGACCATAATCTATGCAAATAACAAAACAAAATTGGTTAGCCACCCTAATAAACTTTGCGGTAACGCTTTTCTTTCTTTCAATATTTATTGTCAAAGGTGGATATAATGCTGCGCCAGCTCTATTGATGTTAGTCGGTTTAGGGTATGGCGTTTATGCTTTGATCAAGAAACCACTTTTAAACTTATCGAAAGTTGATAAATGGTTAATTTATAGCTACCTTTTTTATTTTCTTACATTTGTACTTTCCCTCTGCATTAACGGGGGAAAAATACGTAATCTTGATTCCGCAAGTCGCGTCGTTTTCTTTGTCCCTGTTTTGCTTTTACTATTAAAGTATCCCATCAAAACTTGCGTTTTGAGTTACTCTATTCCACTTGGTGGTATTGTTTCTGTCTGTATCGCGCTTTATGATAAATTTA
Encoded here:
- the fbaA gene encoding class II fructose-bisphosphate aldolase, which encodes MAKLLDIVKPGVVTGEDVQKIFAYAKANNFAIPAVNCVGSDSVNTVLETAARVKAPVIIQFSNGGAAFYAGKGIKPTSGARSDVLGAIAGAKHVHTLAKEYGVPVILHTDHAAKKLLPWIDGLLEAGEKHFAETGRPLFSSHMLDLSEEPMEENMAICREYLARMDKLSMTLEIEIGITGGEEDGVDNSDVDESRLYTQPSDVLYVYDQLNPVSPNFTVAAAFGNVHGVYKPGNVKLKPSILGASQEFVAKERNLPAKPINFVFHGGSGSSREEIREAISYGAIKMNIDTDTQWAAWNGILNFYKANEAYLQGQLGNPEGPDAPNKKYYDPRVWLRKMEESMSKRLEQSFEDLNCVDVL